The genomic region CTGGGTATCGTATATTATGAATTTCGTGCCAAGGAAGTTTGACCTGAAACGGAAAAAGGAATTAGCTTACGGAAATGCTATATTTACAGTAAAATGTGAGTTCCATTCACATTCATACCTCAGCTTCCCGATGTAACTGCTGCTTGATCTTGAAATGTTGTCAGCATTCATAGAAATTATATACTCAGTGGAAGTAGTCCTGCGTGTCCTTTGTGCCGAAAGAAGGAATTTCCCATTTTCAACTAGTAAGGCTACAAAAGAGAGTAATAACATGAAAAATAGAGGTGAGTGTAGCCGgaaataaggttgaaaaattgaaaagcaACGTAAGGCACATAAGCAGGCTGGTGGATGTAGATAGTCTTCTCTTGACTGCAAACCAGTTTCATATATATcgaataatttatcaaatagtCATTAATGATACTCAGCCTATGTATTCAAGCACGAAATATACAGGTATGCAAACAAGTCGAATCACATTAAAATTACAGCATGCAATACTTCATGATACACATGCATTATCACAATAAGATTAATAACTTGATCAAATCTACGTTTAACAAAGGCAACTTAATTCAACAAATGGTTGCTGAGAATCATGCTTACCAGGGCTAAGACACAGAAAGAGGTGGTATGTCAGTTTCGATTTATCCCTTTTTATGAAACACTGGATAATCCCATCACGTGGCCCGGGCTGAAATGTCAAACAAGACAGTTAAAAGTTGCATtctcaagttttaaatatagtaaGAATTGGTTACATGTTTCAGCATAATCTCCACATAAATGCAAAGATACAGAATTGCGGTAAATTTGAATTGGAAGGAGACTGATCTATGTTCAATCCAGTCATCCTACCTGCTTTAGAGACACCGGGAAAGTAAGCTTCCCGCAGAATTCAGGACTCTTAACAATGTCTTTGCAGATGACTCTCCATGATTGGCAAACTGAAGCACATGCGACAACACTCTTTCGTGCAGGCCATGTGCTCTCACTCTCTTCCAACCTCTTGATCACATCAGTAAGCAGCTCGGGAGGGAGATTAGCCCAACGGCCGTTCTGAATTACAAGCGGCTCATCATGCAGATCATGTAAAGCACCATGAGATTTTCCTCTATGATGCCCCACCAATCTAACATCAAAACTCCGCCTAGATAAGCTCCCAAAACTATCCCTCACATCACGAACTATGCTACGGAACGACATTTCTGGAGTCAGTTCAATTGCAATGCCGGTTGGGAAGATTTCTGATTATAATACTGTCGCTGATTATGTGCCAGTGGCTGCCCATAAAACAAACAACTCAGTTCCCACAATAAAGCAACAAGTTATGAAGAAAAGAGAATATAAAAGATGCCAAAGAGATAAAACCTAAGGCAAATGAAACCCCAGGAACCTAAATAGCCAGAAATTTAACCATCTAACAAGCAACAACCCATTTACGCAAGATCAAGTTTAAATCCTAGAGTCGTAGAACTAGGCACCTGTGATTATACTTGTAAAAAAGAACAATGTATATTTGATGACTTCAATATGTTCTCATCAAATATTTTCCATAAATGGGAGACTACAGAATTATCTCACCCAAAGATATAAGCTGCATACAATAAATTATGCaaggaaaaaagtaaaaaataatttaccttCCAAAAATGAAGACCTCAATTTCAGAGATGAATCTAATCAAACCGACGTAGTTTTAGTCTCAGAACCCACCACAGatctgcaaaaagaaaaaagataaaaatttgtAAACAAACCCagattaaaaagaacaaaaaaaaaaaagatttttaagaaaagtttGACGAAGTAGGATGTGATCTGTGATATATCTACCTGAAAACATGCAGCGAATCCTAAAACAAGATCAAAGAAAACCCAGACAACTTTTCCACATAACAGAACGGtgggaaaaaggaaaaggggaTCAAAGTCAGAACTAAACAGAGTTTTCTTACTTACTCTTTCTTCTCAACTTTTTCTCGCTATCAGACGAGGATTCCAGATTCATAACAAATTTAGCTGAGCAGCCAacaattgaacatttaaggGGAAAACAACAATGAAAAAGGGTGATCTAATCTTTCAGTTCTGATTTTAGTTCTTAGGTGGTTGAtgtgaatatttttaataaaaaaaatgggaaaTAAATATCTTGATGCATCATGTCTGAGCTACAGAGCTGAAAAGCAGGCTCCAACCAACGACTAAATGCCCCCCTTTGACTTTTCCCATTGCGCTATCTGACCGTCGGAAACTGCTATGTCGTTTCTTGCAtactaaacaaaacaaattaattgaaGGATTTAATGCAACTTCTTCACTTCATTTCGTTGGTATTTGAATTTggaaagtaaaattatatttttatttttagaaatataacatttaatttaaattttataagaaaattaaaagatattaaaaatttcaaaaaaaataaaaatacaaaagcaaaattaaacataattaatgtgttataaaaatacaaaaacacaaCAACATCATATTCTTCCAACTAGAGGTGTCTATGGAACAGATATGGTCGAGCTGAGacctaatttcaaaatatttttcaagtctAAACTATTTTCaagcaatatttttattttttaaattaaatttagattgGGTTGGACCGTACAGAAATCTTTGATCAAGCCTAACACTTGGACAAGTACACTTTCAACAAAATAATGTTACGGGAGACATAAATCTAACTCGTCAATACACAGTAACTCAATATTAACTACActcaaacattttatatgttaattaatagaagcatttaattataaaagcatgaaGAAAGGATTAGATAAACATATGACTATCACCGAAAGCATTGATTAAGCACTTAATATTCATACTCAACATCAAATTCGAAGTCTCTCTTTTTAACTCCCAAACCAACgtgaagagaaaatgaagaaatcttgttttaaggattaaaatccAAAGAACTGAAATCAAAGtttatatcaataaattctCAAGAACACAAGTTCCTCTTCTTCACACCAAAACCAACGGCATTatggaaaaatgaagaagaagctTGGTTTTTTTTAGTAAGAAATAGATAGAAATTTGACTTACCAAACTGAAATGAAAtcaaaagttgaaaatgaaattgagagaaaatttgGGAAAGTTTTGAGTAGAAAAACCAAAGCTATCGTGAAACAAAGTCTCTCATCGTTCCCTCCCTTGAAATTTTCCAAGTGGGTATTTTGCTTATATACCCTTGGACTAATTACCACAAAAGAACCTCCTCTCGTTCTAGTCCTCAGAATTTCCAACTCCTTAAAACCCTTGGGAATAATATATTCAATTGAGACCAAAATTATTTCGATACCCATTCTTTGAATCCTCTCAATTTAGTGGCTCTCCCACCACCTTGTATAGCTTAATTTTTGTATCAATTAAAACTTACACATAAATATTTTGTCACTTCactttaatctaaaatttttaagtaaaaaagatttagatttattagcattaataagaattaatttaaagttgtaaagttgatattattttattgacaACTTAATTAAGAGTCATCGATTGATCATTTTGCCACAACATTGAATAAACATATACTGGGAAGTTTCTGCCATTTTTCACAATTGAATCCTATTTCATTGGTGAATCTTTACTCACAAAAACACTGTTGCCGTTGTTAGTAATACAAGTGTTGTTGtctaaagaagaagaaacaacaaTCTCGATAGTTTTCTTTTCTGGAGAAGTGATTGATGCCACTAACTTATTCACCACCTTCGTCTCCTTGCCTTTTCCCCATAACACAACATAAAGTCCCATCACAATTAGCACTGCTCCAATTATGCTGTAATTGCACAAAAGAATTTCAAAcgattttttgttttatatatccTATAACCAAATATTTTTGCATTATATATTACATTTACTTACCTTCCAAGGTAGAGCTTTTCTTCAAGAAATAATGAGCCTGCAAGGGCCACTAAGACCACCATTAAAGGGCTGAAAACAGACACATAAAGTGGACCTTTCATCCGCACACACCAAGAGACCACGCTAAACACTAGCCCTGATGCTAAAATTCCCTGCAACGAATAACAATGAATGAACAAAAACTCTCCAAATTCAGACATAAAGCTAAAACAACCCAATTACTTAATGATTTAGCTTCAATAATTACTGTAACTTCACAGACCGAGTAAGCAACAGTGAGAAGCCTAATATTCCAGCCTAATTTCCACTGACTCATGTCCTTTTCCATGCACAGTGCAAAGACAACTGCTTGTATGGTTCCGATGATGCATATCAATGCCGTGCTTGAGTAATAACACGGGTAGTTTTCGCTCATTTTAGCCTATAAAACAATCAAACTTCATGGCTTTAGATATAAAAAGGAATGTTGtatcaaagaagaaaacaaaagaattgCGTATACTTAAAAGGTCAAACTATGTTATAATCCATATATTATGTGTAAATTACAGACCCTGAtgtaaataatcaaattacctGAATGTTCAACCAAAGAGAGTAACTGATGCAGCTAGTGAGAGCTAGCAAAGCGCCCAACAGATGGTGGTTGGTAGATGGTGCATTTGAGGAGATAGGTCCATGAGAAAGAAGAAGGTGAAAATGGGTTGATCCCATATTAATTTGGAGTCCTTTGTAAAATGTGAGTAGCATTGCCCCACCT from Gossypium raimondii isolate GPD5lz chromosome 1, ASM2569854v1, whole genome shotgun sequence harbors:
- the LOC105786002 gene encoding WAT1-related protein At1g68170, yielding MGEIIKILHGLKHAMLMVVIQVIFAGVNVLYKLAANDGMSLRIIVAYRFLFATAVMVPLALLVDRERPKLTWTILLQAFLCALLGGTLSQNLYIESMALTSATFVSAMANLTPAITFIMAIIMGLEKLGFRTMAGRAKVLGTVIGIGGAMLLTFYKGLQINMGSTHFHLLLSHGPISSNAPSTNHHLLGALLALTSCISYSLWLNIQAKMSENYPCYYSSTALICIIGTIQAVVFALCMEKDMSQWKLGWNIRLLTVAYSGILASGLVFSVVSWCVRMKGPLYVSVFSPLMVVLVALAGSLFLEEKLYLGSIIGAVLIVMGLYVVLWGKGKETKVVNKLVASITSPEKKTIEIVVSSSLDNNTCITNNGNSVFVSKDSPMK